From Diospyros lotus cultivar Yz01 chromosome 4, ASM1463336v1, whole genome shotgun sequence, a single genomic window includes:
- the LOC127800425 gene encoding histone-lysine N-methyltransferase family member SUVH9, translated as MASVVPFLDLNLFPDPPAATGATSSAGLLIPKLEPKVEPLDEPTPAQTQPHQPNSSSPNPRLCFNSLPDSFFSELNSNSADSVQGTDNSPDGKNVYSEFHRISELFRTAFAKPMQKQERVEVAVPDPDSKAIVPVPDENTTSAAVVPARRKCKPRSSELVRVMNMGADDHRYFRDVVRKTRMVYNSLRVFAVAEEEKRFGRRCRADLKAAAVMKERGLWLNRDRRIVGSIPGVFVGDLFFFRMELCVVGLHGQAQAGIDYLGATHSSNGEPIATSIIVSGGYEDDDDQGDVLIYTGHGGQDKNSRQCVHQKLEGGNLALERSMHYGIEVRVIRGFKYQGSASGKVYVYDGLYRVIDSWFDVGKSGFGVYKYKLIRIENQPLMGSVTLKFALTLRTTPLSVRPLGYASLDISMKKENIPVFLFNDIDANHEPMYYQYIVTAIFPPFAYHEENKGCDCVAGCMDDCPCARKNGGEFAYDQNGILVRGKPVIFECGTHCRCLASCRNRVSQKGVRNRLEVFRSNETGWGVRSLDLIQAGAFICEYAGVVLTKEQAQIFAMNGDSLVYPSRFAETERWAEWGDLSPIFTDYVRPAYPSIPSLGFAMDVSRMRNVACYMSHSSSPNVMVQFVLYDHNNLLYPHLMLFAMENIPPLRELSLDYGMADEWTGKLRICA; from the coding sequence ATGGCTTCTGTCGTCCCATTTCTAGACCTGAATCTCTTCCCGGATCCGCCGGCAGCAACCGGGGCGACCAGCAGTGCTGGGTTGTTAATTCCTAAATTGGAGCCAAAGGTGGAGCCCCTTGATGAGCCAACCCCTGCGCAAACCCAACCTCACCAACCTAATTCTTCGAGCCCTAACCCTAGGCTTTGTTTCAATTCTCTGCCGGATTCTTTTTTCAGTGAATTGAACTCCAACTCCGCCGATTCGGTCCAAGGTACGGACAATTCGCCGGACGGGAAAAATGTCTACTCGGAGTTCCACCGGATTTCGGAGCTTTTCCGAACCGCGTTCGCCAAGCCAATGCAAAAGCAGGAGAGGGTTGAGGTCGCGGTTCCGGATCCGGATTCGAAGGCGATCGTTCCGGTGCCGGATGAGAACACTACGTCGGCGGCCGTCGTGCCGGCGAGACGAAAGTGTAAGCCGCGGTCGTCGGAGTTGGTTAGGGTTATGAATATGGGAGCCGACGACCATAGATACTTCAGGGATGTAGTGAGGAAGACGAGAATGGTATACAATTCACTCCGTGTTTTTGCGGTGGCAGAGGAGGAGAAGCGGTTCGGGAGGCGGTGTCGAGCTGATCTAAAGGCGGCGGCAGTGATGAAGGAACGGGGCTTGTGGTTGAATCGCGATAGGCGGATTGTGGGTTCAATTCCAGGTGTTTTTGTCGGGGACTTGTTCTTCTTTAGAATGGAATTGTGCGTGGTTGGCTTGCACGGCCAAGCTCAGGCTGGAATTGACTACCTTGGGGCGACCCATAGCTCAAACGGCGAACCAATAGCGACCAGCATAATCGTGTCTGGTGGATACGAAGACGACGATGATCAGGGTGATGTTCTTATATATACTGGCCATGGCGGGCAAGACAAGAACTCCAGGCAATGTGTTCATCAGAAACTGGAAGGTGGAAACCTGGCATTAGAGCGAAGCATGCATTATGGCATTGAGGTGAGGGTGATTCGCGGGTTTAAATATCAAGGAAGCGCCAGTGGTAAGGTTTATGTCTATGATGGGTTATATAGAGTTATTGATTCATGGTTTGATGTGGGTAAGTCTGGTTTTGGAGTATACAAGTACAAGCTTATTAGAATTGAGAATCAACCACTAATGGGCAGTGTTACTCTGAAGTTTGCTTTGACCCTTAGGACCACACCATTATCAGTCAGACCATTGGGTTATGCGAGTCTGGATATTTcgatgaagaaagaaaatatccCAGTTTTTTTATTCAATGATATAGATGCTAACCATGAGCCAATGTATTATCAGTATATTGTTACGGCTATATTTCCACCTTTTGCCTATCATGAGGAAAATAAAGGTTGTGATTGTGTTGCTGGGTGCATGGATGATTGCCCCTGTGCTAGGAAAAATGGGGGTGAGTTTGCTTATGATCAAAATGGTATTCTTGTAAGGGGCAAGCCAGTAATATTTGAGTGCGGGACCCATTGCCGTTGCCTCGCTAGCTGCCGAAATCGTGTTAGCCAAAAGGGGGTGAGGAATAGATTAGAAGTGTTTAGGTCAAATGAAACCGGATGGGGAGTGAGATCGCTAGACTTGATTCAAGCAGGTGCTTTTATTTGCGAGTATGCTGGAGTTGTTTTAACTAAGGAGCAAGCCCAGATTTTTGCAATGAATGGAGATAGTTTGGTGTATCCGAGTCGGTTTGCTGAAACTGAAAGATGGGCTGAATGGGGGGATCTGTCACCAATATTTACTGATTATGTCCGTCCAGCATATCCATCAATTCCTTCATTGGGTTTTGCTATGGATGTATCAAGAATGAGGAACGTTGCTTGCTACATGAGCCACAGTTCAAGTCCTAATGTTATGGTGCAATTTGTGCTCTACGACCACAATAATTTGTTGTACCCACACCTTATGCTATTTGCAATGGAGAATATTCCGCCTTTGAGAGAGCTTAGTCTTGATTATGGAATGGCAGATGAATGGACAGGAAAGCTTCGTATTTGTGCTTAG
- the LOC127799123 gene encoding F-box protein At4g35733-like, protein MADGRHSPDWANIQTDLLGLILDRLPFIDVLRCRGVCNSWRRMGSSRGWLMIWGVQQNPYIFNPFLDVGFHPPPAPTKFIHKAILLADPILNGRNYGVAAIYSCPSVGGNLIYTNCGDSHWSRPREGRNYADIICWKDHVYALSNRGFVDVWDLGSSSTPLRKMTIESSFPLEMFVDIDLDCKQFYLVESLGQLLYAVRYTGIFDGQDGGMVYEMVLHLPEHRAKMFRVYKLDFLGKKWEKVESLGDEMLFVGANESIAVSAKDFPQYQKNSIYFTQDNWWLMKSHDAGLFSLEDDSIRRVFKPDVMPGIMTPPCWILPRSPQKCLPGDFIH, encoded by the exons ATGGCAGATGGAAGACATTCACCAGACTGGGCAAACATTCAGACAGACCTTCTAGGTCTCATCTTGGACCGCTTGCCCTTCATTGACGTGCTTCGTTGCAGAGGCGTCTGCAACTCTTGGCG AAGGATGGGATCGTCGCGAGGGTGGCTCATGATTTGGGGAGTGCAACAAAACCCATATATCTTCAACCCGTTCTTGGACGTCGGCTTTCATCCTCCCCCGGCTCCAACGAAATTTATCCATAAAGCCATTTTACTTGCAGACCCTATTCTCAACGGCCGCAACTACGGTGTGGCGGCCATTTATAGTTGTCCTTCCGTTGGGGGTAATCTTATCTACACAAACTGTGGAGATAGCCATTGGAGCAGACCCAGAGAAGGTAGAAACTATGCCGATATAATCTGCTGGAAAGACCATGTTTATGCATTATCCAACAGGGGATTTGTTGACGTCTGGGACTTGGGCAGTTCTTCGACGCCATTAAGGAAGATGACAATTGAATCTTCTTTCCCGCTAGAGATGTTCGTCGACATTGATCTTGACTGCAAACAGTTTTACTTGGTGGAGTCTTTGGGCCAGCTCCTGTATGCAGTAAGGTACACCGGAATCTTCGACGGACAGGACGGAGGGATGGTCTATGAGATGGTTCTTCACCTTCCTGAACACAGGGCAAAGATGTTTCGTGTCTATAAGCTGGATTTTCTCGGGAAAAAGTGGGAGAAAGTGGAGTCTCTGGGCGATGAGATGCTGTTTGTGGGTGCGAACGAATCGATTGCAGTGTCGGCCAAGGACTTCCCGCAGTACCAGAAGAATTCAATATATTTCACGCAAGATAATTGGTGGTTGATGAAGAGCCATGACGCGGGGCTGTTCAGTTTGGAAGATGACAGCATCAGACGTGTGTTTAAGCCAGACGTGATGCCCGGGATTATGACGCCACCTTGTTGGATTCTTCCTCGTTCGCCTCAGAAGTGCCTTCCAGGAGACTTCATTCATTAG
- the LOC127800427 gene encoding LOW QUALITY PROTEIN: glutamyl-tRNA(Gln) amidotransferase subunit B, chloroplastic/mitochondrial-like (The sequence of the model RefSeq protein was modified relative to this genomic sequence to represent the inferred CDS: inserted 1 base in 1 codon) translates to MALTLLRGIRARPFLLYPSGLFSRKHGLFYCTMKSTQAQTTTHEKQQLQVKISTEKTHSKRLDKVSKNYEAIIGIETHVQLCTLTKAFCSCPYNYGSQPNTTICPVCMGLPGALPVLNTKVIEFAVKLGLALNCKLSLNSKFDRKQYFYPDLPKGYQISQFDIPIATGGFIDLDLPVEFGGGHRRFGITRVHMEEDAGKLLHTGNGSSSEVDLNRAGVPLLEIVSEPDMRTGIEAAEYAAELQRLVRFLGVSNGNMQEGSLRCDVNVSVRPIGQLEFGTKVEIKNLNSFSAINRAIDFEISRQVFLLNEGQSNQIVQETRLWDEGAQKTVTMRKKEGLSDYRYFPEPDLPEIILSQDYLDGICHSLPELPEMKRRRYEQMGLSMQDVVFLANDINVADFFDSAIAKGADVKLAANWIMGDIAAYMKNEKLSINEIKLTPNELAELISSIKDGTISGKIGKEILFELMAKGGTVKGLIEEKDLVQAIDPAEIGNMVDKVLAENPKQLEQYRXGKTKLQGYFAGQVMKLSKGKANPGLLNKILLEKLSANSC, encoded by the exons ATGGCTCTGACATTGCTTAGAGGGATTCGAGCCCGCCCTTTTCTGCTATATCCATCTGGATTATTTTCAAGGAAACATGGTTTATTTTATTGCACGATGAAGAGCACACAAGCTCAAACTACAACACATGAAAAGCAACAGCTCCAAGTGAAAATTTCAACTGAGAAAACCCACTCCAAAAGACTTGATAAAGTCTCAAAAAATTATGAGGCAATTATTGGTATAGAGACTCATGTACAGCTGTGCACTCTTACCAAGGCCTTTTGTAGTTGCCCTTACAATTATGGGTCTCAACCAAACACCACTATTTGTCCTGTTTGCATGGGTTTGCCTGGAGCATTACCAGTTTTGAACACAAAGGTCATTGAGTTCGCTGTAAAACTGGGCCTTGCACTCAATTGCAAATTGTCTTTGAATTCAAAGTTTGATAGGAAACAGTACTTCTATCCAGACCTCCCAAAAGGTTACCAAATATCTCAGTTCGATATCCCAATTGCAACTGGTGGTTTCATTGATTTGGATCTTCCAGTTGAGTTTGGTGGAGGCCATAGAAGGTTTGGCATTACCAGGGTTCATATGGAAGAGGATGCTGGAAAGCTGCTTCATACTGGAAATGGGAGCTCCTCAGAG GTTGATTTGAACAGGGCTGGTGTGCCTTTGCTTGAAATTGTTTCTGAACCTGATATGAGAACCGGTATTGAAGCAGCAGAGTATGCGGCTGAATTGCAAAGGTTGGTTCGATTTTTGGGAGTGAGCAATGGCAATATGCAAGAAGGTTCGCTTCGTTGTGATGTCAATGTCTCTGTTCGGCCCATTGGACAATTAGAGTTTGGTACAAAG GTTGAGATAAAGAATTTGAACTCTTTTTCAGCAATAAATAGGGCCATTGATTTTGAGATCTCAAGGCAGGTTTTTCTCCTTAATGAAGGTCAGAGTAATCAGATTGTACAGGAGACTCGCCTTTGGGATGAGGGAGCCCAG AAAACAGTTACAATGAGGAAGAAGGAAGGACTTTCTGATTATCGCTATTTTCCTGAGCCTGACCTTCCAGAAATTATTCTCAGTCAGGATTATCTTGATGGTATTTGTCATTCTTTACCTGAGCTTCCAGAAATGAAGCGTCGGAGGTATGAACAAATGGGTTTAAGCATGCAAGACGTTGTTTTCCTTGCCAATGACATAAAT GTTGCAGATTTCTTTGACTCAGCTATTGCCAAGGGTGCTGATGTAAAACTTGCTGCAAATTGGATTATGGGGGATATTGCTGCCTACATGAAAAATGAGAAGTTATCGATAAATGAGATTAAACTTACCCCAAACGAGCTGGCAGAGCTGATATCTTCGATAAAGGATGGTACAATTAGTGGAAAGATTGGCAAAGAG ATACTGTTTGAGCTGATGGCAAAAGGTGGAACCGTAAAGGGATTGATTGAAGAAAAGGACTTGGTCCAGGCAA TAGACCCTGCTGAAATTGGAAACATGGTGGATAAAGTGCTTGCAGAGAATCCCAAGCAGCTGGAACAGTATC GGGGAAAAACTAAGTTACAAGGTTACTTTGCTGGCCAG GTAATGAAACTATCGAAAGGTAAGGCGAATCCTGGGCTTCTGAACAAGATccttttggagaaattaagcgCCAACAGCTGCTAA
- the LOC127800429 gene encoding membrane protein PM19L-like, with product MATMRMGRNVAAPLLFLNLVMYFIVLGFASWCLNHYINGQTHHPSFGGNGATGFFLTFSILAAVLGIVSKFAGGNHIRAWRNDSLAAAVSSSLVAWAVTALAFGLACKQINVGGHRGWRLKILEAFVIILALTELLYLLMLHAGVYSSRYGPGYRDTEYAGPVGAGDPALKGSAGVAGTRV from the exons ATGGCGACCATGAGAATGGGCAGGAACGTGGCGGCGCCATTGCTGTTTCTCAACTTAGTAATGTACTTCATCGTCTTGGGTTTCGCTAGTTGGTGCCTCAACCACTACATCAATGGCCAAACTCACCATCCCA GCTTTGGGGGAAATGGCGCCACCGGGTTCTTCTTGACCTTCTCAATTCTGGCGGCGGTGCTCGGGATTGTATCAAAATTCGCCGGCGGAAACCACATAAGAGCCTGGAGGAATGACAGCTTAGCCGCCGCAGTCTCATCGTCGTTGGTAGCTTGGGCTGTCACTGCGCTGGCTTTTGG GCTGGCATGCAAGCAGATAAACGTAGGAGGGCACAGAGGGTGGCGGCTGAAGATATTGGAAGCATTTGTAATAATTCTGGCCCTAACCGAGCTGCTCTACCTCCTGATGCTTCACGCCGGCGTTTACAGCAGCCGGTACGGGCCCGGCTACCGGGACACTGAATACGCCGGCCCGGTCGGCGCCGGCGATCCAGCACTCAAGGGCAGCGCCGGCGTGGCTGGGACTAGggtttaa